From Denitrovibrio acetiphilus DSM 12809, the proteins below share one genomic window:
- a CDS encoding FmdB family zinc ribbon protein, which yields MPIYEYACEKCGKVTEKLVSISSASEETECPECKGKAIKIMSASAFHLKGGGWYSQGYSNDNGGCPAKSSKEACKTCPAASS from the coding sequence ATGCCTATTTACGAATATGCATGTGAAAAATGTGGAAAAGTTACAGAAAAACTTGTAAGCATCTCTTCTGCTTCAGAAGAAACAGAGTGTCCGGAATGCAAAGGAAAAGCGATTAAAATAATGTCAGCATCCGCTTTCCACCTAAAAGGGGGCGGTTGGTACTCACAAGGCTACTCCAACGACAACGGCGGATGTCCTGCCAAATCGTCGAAAGAAGCATGTAAAACATGCCCGGCTGCAAGCTCTTAG
- the hypE gene encoding hydrogenase expression/formation protein HypE, protein MEKITMAVGSGGTSSRSFVSEIIFSRLGNEHLLKASDAAIVSTSGRTAFTTDSYVVRPEFFPGGNIGKIAVCGTINDLLVSGAKPLYLSFGLIMPEGYPVADLERVIDSMAEECRKADVKIVCGDTKVVDKGGCDGLIINTSGIGESLRDYTEPYNIQEGDAVILTSDVARHGMSVMLARGELGFDGEVLSDCACLKDVFSAVENLNVKFARDATRGGVAAVLNEIASDSGKGFLMRETDIPMDENVGYLCDMLGFDPLAVANEGLAVIIVSEEDAEKALSNICACENGQRAAIAGRVEGKNVILETSIGGKRHIEMPAGELLPRIC, encoded by the coding sequence ATGGAGAAGATAACCATGGCAGTAGGGAGCGGCGGAACGTCCTCCCGTTCATTTGTTTCAGAAATAATTTTTTCAAGATTAGGCAACGAGCACCTTTTAAAAGCGTCCGATGCCGCAATAGTTAGCACATCCGGCAGGACAGCTTTTACAACAGACAGTTATGTTGTCCGACCTGAGTTTTTCCCCGGTGGAAATATCGGCAAAATAGCCGTTTGCGGAACTATAAACGATCTTCTGGTTTCCGGTGCGAAACCACTGTATCTCTCATTTGGGCTTATTATGCCGGAGGGGTATCCTGTTGCAGACCTTGAGCGTGTTATAGACAGCATGGCAGAGGAGTGCAGAAAGGCAGATGTGAAGATAGTGTGCGGTGACACAAAGGTTGTGGACAAAGGCGGCTGCGACGGTCTCATAATAAATACATCCGGTATAGGGGAATCACTGCGGGACTATACGGAGCCATATAATATACAAGAGGGTGATGCTGTTATCCTTACATCTGATGTTGCAAGACACGGTATGAGCGTTATGCTCGCAAGGGGAGAACTGGGCTTTGACGGTGAGGTTCTGTCTGACTGCGCATGTTTGAAAGATGTTTTTAGTGCAGTGGAAAACCTTAATGTTAAATTTGCCAGAGATGCTACCAGAGGCGGTGTCGCTGCCGTACTTAACGAGATTGCCTCGGACAGCGGCAAAGGATTTCTTATGCGGGAGACTGATATCCCTATGGATGAAAATGTCGGCTATCTTTGTGATATGCTGGGGTTTGACCCTCTGGCAGTTGCTAACGAAGGACTTGCGGTTATTATAGTAAGTGAAGAAGATGCCGAAAAGGCACTTTCAAATATCTGCGCCTGTGAAAACGGACAGAGAGCTGCTATCGCGGGACGTGTGGAGGGCAAAAATGTTATTCTGGAGACATCCATCGGCGGTAAAAGACATATCGAAATGCCTGCTGGTGAGCTTTTGCCTCGTATCTGTTAG
- the hisI gene encoding phosphoribosyl-AMP cyclohydrolase: MIKIDWKKQGGLLPAIAQDVETKEVLMLAYVNKDALRLSFETGYAHYYSRSRDQLWKKGETSGHLQKIVSVFLDCDGDTILYLVNQTGAACHTGERTCFFTRLEDVGESDT; encoded by the coding sequence ATGATAAAGATAGACTGGAAAAAACAGGGAGGGCTTCTCCCTGCGATAGCGCAGGATGTAGAGACCAAAGAGGTTCTGATGCTTGCCTATGTGAATAAGGATGCCTTACGGCTGTCTTTTGAAACAGGATATGCACATTACTACTCCCGGAGCAGGGATCAGCTCTGGAAAAAAGGCGAAACCTCTGGTCATCTTCAGAAGATAGTCAGCGTTTTTTTAGACTGTGACGGCGATACTATACTTTATCTGGTTAATCAGACGGGGGCTGCCTGCCATACCGGAGAGAGAACGTGCTTTTTTACAAGACTGGAGGATGTCGGAGAGTCTGATACATGA
- the pilM gene encoding pilus assembly protein PilM, producing MSKLLTGVDIGASNIKIVGLKEKKDSFVVSSINILPTPAGAFSGGTVADTDVLAKSLSECVKKCRGAEKDIALSLKGADVVVKRIALPWNGKGHFTEQFLWSAEQYIGMSSERASFDAQLLHYDRETQTADAVLAAASKVKVADMLDLASQSGLNPVVLDIESLALVNLVTFFKGPQKHINAIIDIGHDEVRVIFYENGHVDMVKTIRKGGRFMAEDLASDLAIDPAQAEEMIRNNATMKNDADAQAAAAAYGNNLGAEIETTVDVYIQERGKEPVDFFACGAMAYVADVVESIESSMGAAVAHVDPFKYIELPASMRSLVDGCGSGTFALACGLAMRKA from the coding sequence ATGAGCAAACTCCTGACGGGTGTGGATATAGGTGCATCCAATATCAAAATTGTTGGACTGAAAGAGAAGAAAGACAGTTTTGTTGTCAGTAGTATAAATATATTACCTACACCTGCCGGAGCTTTTTCAGGCGGTACAGTCGCAGATACCGATGTGCTCGCAAAGAGCCTGAGTGAGTGTGTGAAAAAGTGCAGGGGCGCTGAAAAAGATATAGCACTTTCTCTCAAAGGGGCTGATGTCGTTGTTAAGCGTATCGCTCTGCCGTGGAATGGTAAAGGGCATTTCACCGAACAGTTTCTGTGGAGTGCAGAACAATATATAGGTATGAGCTCAGAGAGAGCTTCATTTGATGCTCAGCTTCTGCATTACGACAGAGAGACTCAGACGGCGGACGCGGTTCTTGCTGCTGCTTCTAAGGTGAAAGTTGCAGACATGCTTGATTTGGCTTCCCAGTCAGGATTGAATCCGGTTGTTCTTGATATTGAATCTCTGGCACTGGTGAACCTTGTGACCTTTTTCAAAGGGCCTCAGAAGCATATAAATGCTATCATTGATATCGGGCATGACGAGGTTCGTGTTATTTTTTATGAGAACGGGCACGTGGATATGGTTAAAACCATCAGGAAGGGGGGGCGTTTCATGGCGGAAGACCTTGCTTCCGACCTCGCTATAGACCCGGCTCAGGCTGAAGAGATGATTCGTAATAACGCAACAATGAAAAATGATGCTGACGCTCAGGCTGCTGCCGCTGCATATGGGAATAATCTCGGGGCAGAGATAGAGACTACCGTGGATGTATATATTCAGGAACGGGGAAAAGAGCCCGTAGATTTTTTTGCATGTGGGGCTATGGCTTATGTCGCTGATGTAGTCGAGAGTATTGAGAGTTCGATGGGTGCCGCCGTGGCACATGTTGACCCTTTCAAATATATAGAGCTGCCCGCTAGTATGCGTTCCCTTGTTGATGGGTGCGGTTCGGGTACATTTGCCCTTGCGTGCGGGCTTGCCATGAGGAAGGCGTAA
- the lpxB gene encoding lipid-A-disaccharide synthase, with protein sequence MKHLKLFIMAAEKSGDAHAGSLITALKKRFDVTLTGTGGPDLRKHGQVQLYDIKDLSVIGLDEALKKLRFLFRVKDRLIQELSENRPDAVILVDYPGFNLRFAREVQKLGIPVIFFISPTFWAWNYKRVYKLRDYCDLVLCIYPFEEEILRKEGVNAKYIGNPLKSDIKFKCADRDEFLAKGKFEPDAKIIGMLPGSRKREIESLLPVMINAAASLPEYEYVLGAAGGVDEDYIREKIKGTRIRFATGLTHDIMKYSDVLWVCSGTATLESAIVGTPLILLYKTSFLTYQLGRLLYRLKYIGMPNIIMKRAVVPELVQSDASAFNLVRYTEKIRDEYESVKSDLKEVGDFFPDTNASETAAEEINSFMEKIAVEKTAG encoded by the coding sequence TTGAAACATCTAAAACTTTTTATCATGGCTGCTGAAAAATCCGGAGATGCTCATGCCGGTTCACTTATCACTGCACTTAAAAAGCGGTTTGACGTGACTTTGACAGGTACGGGTGGTCCGGATCTGAGAAAGCATGGACAGGTTCAGCTTTATGATATAAAAGACCTGAGTGTCATAGGTCTCGACGAGGCTCTGAAAAAACTTCGTTTTCTCTTCAGGGTTAAAGACAGGCTTATTCAGGAATTAAGTGAGAACAGACCTGATGCCGTTATTCTTGTTGATTACCCGGGGTTTAACCTCCGTTTTGCCAGAGAAGTGCAGAAGCTGGGAATACCTGTTATATTTTTCATATCACCGACATTCTGGGCATGGAACTATAAGCGTGTATATAAACTCCGTGATTATTGTGATCTTGTGCTTTGTATATATCCATTTGAGGAGGAGATTCTCCGTAAGGAGGGTGTCAATGCGAAGTACATAGGTAATCCTCTGAAAAGTGATATTAAATTCAAGTGTGCAGACAGAGATGAATTTCTGGCAAAAGGGAAATTTGAACCTGATGCGAAGATAATAGGTATGCTCCCCGGAAGCCGTAAGCGTGAGATAGAATCTCTGCTCCCTGTGATGATAAATGCTGCTGCCTCTCTGCCGGAGTATGAATATGTGCTTGGTGCCGCTGGCGGTGTGGACGAAGATTATATCAGAGAAAAGATAAAAGGGACGAGAATACGCTTTGCCACGGGGCTTACCCATGACATTATGAAATATTCTGACGTCTTATGGGTATGTTCTGGTACTGCAACTCTGGAATCAGCCATAGTAGGCACGCCTCTTATACTGCTTTATAAAACAAGCTTTCTGACATATCAGCTGGGCAGGCTTTTGTACAGGCTGAAATATATCGGTATGCCTAATATAATTATGAAAAGAGCCGTTGTCCCTGAACTTGTTCAGAGTGACGCCAGCGCATTTAACCTTGTCCGTTACACAGAAAAGATTCGAGACGAATACGAGAGTGTTAAGTCTGATCTGAAAGAGGTAGGGGACTTCTTTCCCGACACAAATGCCTCTGAAACAGCCGCAGAGGAAATAAATTCCTTTATGGAAAAAATAGCTGTGGAAAAAACTGCCGGCTAG
- a CDS encoding flagellar hook-length control protein FliK, which yields MENMSILNLFSAQAKVQVPKVTETTGTQQGEFENVFKKYLDRSDSSDNTLKTDTAKQEKNSVEAEEPETPEEVIDNLDIPEEQKAELKRMLDEADSAEDVAVFLDALIEVTPVEPEEVLTQIAMSILGSEQEVTPKESMVLEQSLDEIAAIQSAQAAPILTLVKNEVTQTKAQSQTQSDVQAGVQVSADSGQGESKKETLMNMVQQKNSEQLPADLKEKIAELVNAKQGSEKTTTETTDTGFTIKTELTEKVITTEVKIESPKDIMKFAELIELAKTQKVNKLNIQLHPQELGKVNIELTEQAGKITGKVIFESETAKHLFSSNSEALRQQLADKGVIVENLEFIFKDFSNGEFAGWEGKEGKKSGGGASALMPDIEEEADEADGIYA from the coding sequence ATGGAGAATATGTCCATTCTTAATCTTTTCAGCGCACAGGCAAAAGTACAGGTGCCTAAAGTCACTGAAACGACAGGGACGCAGCAGGGAGAATTTGAAAATGTTTTCAAAAAATACCTTGATCGTTCAGATAGTTCAGACAATACGCTGAAAACAGACACTGCAAAACAAGAGAAGAATAGCGTTGAAGCGGAAGAACCGGAAACGCCTGAAGAAGTTATAGATAACCTTGATATTCCGGAAGAGCAGAAGGCGGAGCTTAAGCGTATGCTGGACGAAGCAGATTCTGCGGAAGATGTAGCTGTTTTTCTGGATGCGCTCATTGAAGTTACACCAGTCGAACCTGAAGAAGTTCTTACACAGATAGCTATGAGTATATTAGGTTCCGAACAGGAAGTAACACCTAAGGAAAGTATGGTTCTCGAACAGTCACTTGATGAGATTGCCGCTATACAGTCGGCACAGGCAGCACCCATACTTACACTTGTGAAAAACGAGGTAACCCAGACAAAAGCTCAGTCACAGACTCAGTCAGATGTGCAGGCTGGTGTGCAGGTTTCTGCGGACAGTGGCCAAGGGGAGTCAAAGAAAGAGACTCTTATGAATATGGTGCAGCAGAAAAACTCAGAGCAGCTTCCGGCAGATCTGAAAGAAAAAATAGCCGAGCTGGTTAATGCAAAGCAGGGTTCGGAGAAGACAACAACTGAAACGACTGACACAGGCTTTACTATTAAAACAGAGCTCACCGAGAAGGTGATTACAACAGAAGTTAAAATTGAGAGCCCTAAAGATATAATGAAATTTGCCGAGCTCATTGAACTTGCTAAAACCCAGAAGGTGAATAAGCTAAACATCCAGCTTCATCCGCAGGAACTTGGCAAGGTGAATATTGAGCTTACCGAACAGGCAGGGAAAATAACCGGCAAAGTTATTTTTGAATCAGAAACCGCAAAGCATCTTTTCAGCTCGAACTCTGAAGCACTTCGACAACAGCTTGCTGACAAAGGAGTAATTGTGGAAAACCTTGAGTTTATCTTTAAGGATTTCAGCAATGGAGAATTTGCGGGATGGGAAGGGAAAGAAGGTAAGAAAAGCGGCGGCGGAGCATCAGCTCTTATGCCTGATATAGAAGAAGAGGCTGATGAAGCAGATGGTATTTATGCCTGA
- a CDS encoding flagellar hook assembly protein FlgD, translating to MLVSNTTTVDTKQYDTSDIEYNNTQGELSQSDFLNLFITQLQNQDPTDPMDDSAMMEQTATFTQVELLTSMEKSLSEIAGGASNLNTQQLMMSASGYIGKLVEFDGNNTYLSDGVAAVSFEAEEVPFKTTVTIKDSEGNFVRSFSPSVSDTDMNTFYWNGTDADGNAVDEGKYTFSVVAIGTDGEKIDVHTYGNGLVTGVKTVDGELVYEVDGSDIPAEDVTSVRDATLGGA from the coding sequence ATGTTAGTAAGTAACACAACGACAGTCGACACAAAGCAATATGATACGTCAGATATCGAATATAACAACACTCAGGGAGAGCTGTCTCAGTCAGATTTTCTGAACCTGTTCATAACACAGCTTCAGAATCAGGATCCTACAGATCCTATGGACGACTCTGCCATGATGGAACAGACAGCAACATTTACACAGGTGGAACTGCTCACCAGTATGGAGAAAAGTCTCAGCGAGATAGCTGGCGGTGCGAGTAACCTGAATACGCAGCAGCTTATGATGTCTGCCTCTGGCTATATCGGAAAACTTGTGGAGTTTGATGGTAACAATACATACCTTTCTGATGGTGTAGCAGCAGTGTCATTTGAAGCAGAGGAAGTTCCATTTAAAACAACTGTAACGATTAAAGACTCTGAAGGGAATTTTGTCAGAAGTTTTTCCCCATCAGTTTCTGATACGGACATGAATACATTTTACTGGAATGGTACTGATGCCGATGGTAATGCTGTAGATGAAGGGAAATATACATTTTCAGTTGTTGCTATCGGTACAGATGGTGAAAAAATAGATGTTCATACATATGGTAACGGTCTGGTGACAGGAGTCAAAACCGTAGACGGGGAGCTTGTTTACGAAGTTGACGGAAGTGATATTCCTGCGGAAGATGTTACCTCAGTGAGAGATGCAACTCTCGGAGGTGCTTAA
- a CDS encoding flagellar hook-basal body complex protein — protein sequence MMRSLYSAISGLSVNQQAMDVLGNNISNVNTVGYKSGRAVFEDMLSQTLVGSTAPSDTLGGTNSTQVGLGTSLAGVDTIFETGSMQSTSVNTDLAIQGDGFFVIKGAGSSDLLYTRAGDFRFDTSGSLVTSSGFYVQGWMVDPDTGELLTEGTTEDIVLSSAYQTAQAKVTSEASLAGVLDTDADPSIVSYPSLLHYADTGDSIFQVYSDDGANMDLADNESIKVKAHGTGMTEMGYIYNTSDVNLDLASDPQLLVYINSNPVTLEYGVDFNTMAELANALETQLNTAAGAADFSVAVVDGTINVTRNTVVGANVSIDSFSGSPLLAVAMSDLASVYDDAGDTKSSDEMYYESQIYAGRDFTTLTELASAIEEAIDGNVIPTDEFNVTYDSATGQFNYVIDNTLNSALGTLRLSGFSLDKAYSGTVFENNIVPAGAVIEAVYGTTDTELSNTFLRTAQDDDPLTELFTSSGDSLGLDATAILQFSAGVAGENLAGTATIPAATSTLDDLREAIAAYMGYDSATEDDVLQHIASLDKNSGKLQITGEKGSPNEIDFVKFEVVGSGTYDTFYDYYEYNTVQEAKGGTLTTSQTIYDAQGNAHTVQYNFEMSDSLDNVWKLTVSTPDDGAEISFNETTGNQVYMHFNANGSFNYLTTESGQRIASLSMNYDTGGGAGVVSDIEMDLGTAGKFDGIYISSDDSGITKAAQDGYATGLLESTLFNSNGEIIGYYTNGQVATIAQIATATFTNPGGLTKVGDTTFQKSSNSGDPAIGRPGTGFRGKVAAETLENSNVDLSTEFVNMITTQRGFQANSRVITTSDEMLQELMSLKR from the coding sequence ATGATGCGGTCACTCTACTCAGCCATTAGCGGTCTGAGTGTAAACCAACAGGCAATGGATGTTCTTGGTAACAACATTTCCAACGTTAATACAGTAGGTTATAAATCCGGTCGTGCTGTTTTTGAGGATATGCTCAGTCAGACACTCGTAGGCAGCACAGCGCCGTCGGACACTCTTGGTGGTACTAACTCAACTCAGGTTGGGCTTGGTACATCTCTTGCCGGAGTGGATACAATATTTGAAACAGGGAGTATGCAGAGCACTTCTGTCAATACTGATCTGGCTATTCAGGGGGATGGTTTCTTTGTTATCAAGGGAGCCGGATCCAGCGACCTTCTTTATACAAGGGCAGGAGATTTCAGGTTTGATACATCCGGTTCGCTTGTGACCTCTTCCGGCTTTTATGTTCAGGGGTGGATGGTCGATCCTGATACTGGTGAACTGCTTACAGAAGGCACCACAGAGGACATTGTCCTCAGCTCGGCATATCAGACAGCACAGGCGAAAGTAACTTCTGAAGCCAGTCTTGCAGGAGTCCTTGATACTGATGCAGACCCTAGTATCGTGTCATATCCTTCTCTTTTGCACTATGCTGATACAGGCGACAGTATTTTTCAGGTCTACAGTGATGATGGTGCGAACATGGATCTTGCGGATAACGAGTCTATTAAGGTGAAGGCTCATGGTACCGGCATGACGGAGATGGGGTACATATATAACACTTCTGATGTGAATCTTGATCTTGCCAGTGACCCGCAGCTTCTTGTTTATATCAATTCAAATCCGGTTACGCTTGAATATGGTGTGGATTTTAATACCATGGCAGAGCTTGCAAATGCACTTGAAACGCAGCTTAATACAGCCGCAGGTGCAGCGGATTTCTCAGTTGCTGTAGTTGACGGTACCATTAATGTTACAAGAAATACTGTTGTCGGTGCTAATGTTTCTATCGACTCATTCAGTGGTTCACCACTGTTGGCAGTGGCAATGTCCGACCTCGCATCTGTTTATGACGATGCAGGCGATACTAAATCCAGTGATGAAATGTACTACGAAAGTCAAATCTATGCCGGCAGAGATTTTACAACGCTGACAGAGCTTGCATCTGCAATTGAAGAGGCTATTGACGGTAACGTTATTCCTACAGATGAATTCAATGTCACTTATGACAGTGCTACAGGTCAGTTTAACTATGTAATAGACAATACGCTGAACTCTGCTCTCGGCACACTTAGGCTTTCTGGGTTCTCTCTGGATAAAGCTTACAGTGGGACAGTTTTTGAGAATAATATAGTTCCTGCCGGTGCAGTGATTGAAGCTGTATACGGTACTACAGATACGGAACTGAGCAATACATTTCTGCGTACAGCTCAGGATGACGACCCGCTGACAGAGCTTTTTACAAGTTCCGGCGACAGTCTTGGTCTTGACGCAACGGCTATTCTCCAGTTTTCTGCTGGTGTTGCGGGAGAGAATCTGGCTGGTACGGCAACTATTCCGGCAGCGACATCAACACTTGATGACCTGAGAGAAGCTATCGCTGCCTATATGGGATACGACTCTGCAACAGAAGACGATGTGTTACAGCACATTGCAAGCCTTGATAAAAATTCGGGCAAGCTTCAGATAACAGGGGAAAAAGGCAGCCCGAATGAAATAGACTTTGTGAAATTTGAAGTTGTCGGTTCAGGGACATATGACACTTTCTATGACTATTACGAGTATAATACTGTTCAGGAAGCCAAAGGCGGTACTCTGACAACATCTCAGACAATCTATGATGCTCAGGGTAATGCGCATACAGTGCAGTATAATTTTGAAATGTCTGACTCGCTTGATAATGTATGGAAGCTGACAGTTTCCACTCCTGATGATGGAGCTGAGATATCATTTAATGAAACAACGGGTAATCAGGTTTATATGCATTTTAATGCAAACGGATCTTTTAATTACCTTACAACTGAAAGTGGACAGAGAATAGCTTCCCTCTCAATGAACTATGATACAGGTGGCGGCGCCGGTGTTGTTTCAGATATTGAAATGGATCTCGGTACTGCCGGAAAATTTGACGGTATATACATATCCTCTGACGACAGCGGTATTACGAAGGCTGCTCAGGATGGATACGCCACAGGTCTTTTGGAGTCTACATTGTTTAACTCAAACGGAGAGATAATCGGTTACTATACTAACGGTCAGGTAGCAACTATCGCACAGATAGCTACTGCGACTTTTACAAACCCCGGAGGTCTTACTAAAGTTGGGGATACGACTTTTCAGAAATCATCAAACTCTGGTGATCCAGCAATAGGCAGACCTGGTACAGGTTTCAGAGGAAAAGTAGCCGCAGAGACACTTGAAAACTCGAATGTGGATCTTTCAACTGAGTTTGTTAATATGATCACTACACAAAGGGGATTTCAGGCGAATTCAAGAGTAATCACTACATCTGATGAGATGCTTCAGGAGCTCATGAGCCTTAAACGTTAA
- a CDS encoding motility protein A, whose protein sequence is MDIATIVGTLLAYILVVSAMLMGAGIGPYIDIPSVLIVIGGVTGIVFMSFPMDKALGLIKFAMKTIKYPLDDPASLISQLVEFAVKARRDGILSLESAEDEVKDEFLKKGIRLAVDGTEPEVIKNILETELEYMVSRHKLGASVLGCMEAFGPAMGMIGTLIGLVAMLQSMEDPSTIGPAMAVALLTTMYGAMLANLFAGPFRIKIEVRSGQEQLLREIMIGGIMAIQAGDNPRIVEQKLNAYLPPSQRKSQFD, encoded by the coding sequence ATGGATATCGCAACCATTGTTGGTACGTTACTGGCATACATACTCGTTGTTTCTGCGATGCTTATGGGAGCAGGTATCGGTCCTTATATTGATATTCCGTCTGTTCTCATTGTCATCGGAGGAGTGACCGGTATTGTCTTTATGAGTTTCCCTATGGACAAAGCTCTGGGACTTATAAAGTTTGCAATGAAGACTATCAAGTATCCACTTGATGATCCCGCGTCACTCATCTCTCAGCTGGTAGAGTTTGCTGTTAAGGCAAGACGTGACGGGATACTGTCTCTGGAGTCTGCCGAAGACGAGGTTAAAGACGAGTTCCTCAAAAAAGGGATCAGGCTCGCAGTGGACGGCACTGAACCCGAAGTTATAAAGAATATTCTGGAAACAGAACTTGAATACATGGTAAGCAGGCATAAGCTTGGTGCCAGTGTACTGGGCTGTATGGAAGCTTTTGGTCCTGCGATGGGTATGATAGGTACTCTTATCGGGCTTGTTGCTATGCTTCAGTCCATGGAGGATCCGAGCACAATCGGTCCTGCGATGGCTGTTGCCCTTCTTACTACTATGTACGGAGCTATGCTGGCAAACCTTTTTGCAGGTCCTTTCAGAATCAAAATCGAAGTACGCTCCGGTCAGGAACAGCTGCTCAGAGAGATTATGATCGGCGGTATTATGGCTATACAGGCGGGGGACAACCCAAGGATCGTTGAGCAGAAGCTGAACGCATATCTTCCGCCGTCACAGCGTAAGTCCCAGTTTGATTAA
- a CDS encoding OmpA/MotB family protein, translating to MGKKKCEECKPGAPMWMSTFSDMATLLMTFFILLLSMASMDKRKIKVALGSLQGSLGVLKEGNKTEMTQEDIMSRLSFVQNVRSVQRKVTKSLREYVKSAQMSQVVTIAETKKGVSVRILDKMLFKSGSAEILDQGKPLLDKLAAVIEESPFNIMVEGHTDDIPISTALYPSNWELSTARAVSVVKYFMSKDVSAQRLSASGYAEYHPVTPNISAASREKNRRVEVNFISPELAESNKQIFDEENGE from the coding sequence ATGGGAAAAAAGAAGTGCGAAGAGTGTAAACCGGGTGCTCCGATGTGGATGAGTACATTTAGTGATATGGCAACACTCCTTATGACATTTTTTATTCTGCTGCTTTCAATGGCTTCCATGGACAAGAGGAAGATCAAAGTTGCCCTTGGGTCTCTGCAAGGATCTCTCGGGGTGCTGAAAGAGGGCAATAAAACTGAGATGACTCAAGAAGATATAATGTCCAGACTCTCCTTTGTGCAGAATGTGCGTTCTGTTCAGAGAAAAGTAACAAAGAGTCTGCGTGAATATGTTAAAAGTGCGCAAATGTCGCAGGTTGTGACAATCGCCGAGACTAAGAAAGGCGTCTCTGTGCGCATACTCGACAAGATGCTTTTTAAATCCGGGAGTGCTGAAATTCTCGATCAGGGGAAGCCGCTTCTGGATAAGCTTGCGGCGGTTATAGAAGAATCACCTTTCAATATCATGGTGGAAGGTCATACTGATGACATCCCCATAAGTACAGCACTTTACCCTTCTAACTGGGAACTTTCTACGGCAAGAGCCGTTTCTGTGGTAAAATATTTCATGAGTAAAGATGTCAGTGCGCAGAGGCTTTCTGCCTCAGGTTATGCGGAATATCATCCCGTAACACCAAATATCAGCGCTGCAAGCAGAGAGAAAAACAGGCGTGTGGAGGTAAACTTCATCAGTCCTGAGCTTGCTGAGTCTAATAAACAAATCTTCGATGAAGAGAACGGGGAGTAG
- a CDS encoding flagellar basal body-associated FliL family protein, protein MAEDEKGKDEESSEGKKKSGGALKLIIVILLLLIILGVLGGAGYMFFMKPKPDAAAEVQPAKKAAAPKKEVKEGGGIGSLYPLENFIVNMADTGGTRYLRVTLQLELDDTKKFAEALDMRKPQLRDAILTVLASKRYEEVSSAQGKLILKQELLRRLNSLVTEGTIVNIYFTEFVAQ, encoded by the coding sequence ATGGCAGAAGATGAAAAAGGGAAAGATGAAGAATCGTCTGAAGGAAAAAAGAAGAGCGGCGGTGCGCTGAAACTTATTATTGTAATACTGCTTTTGCTTATAATACTTGGAGTGCTTGGCGGGGCTGGCTATATGTTTTTTATGAAACCTAAGCCTGATGCCGCTGCCGAGGTTCAGCCTGCGAAAAAAGCAGCTGCACCCAAGAAAGAAGTGAAAGAGGGGGGCGGTATCGGCTCGCTTTATCCGCTCGAAAACTTCATTGTAAATATGGCTGACACCGGCGGTACAAGATATCTCCGTGTCACTCTCCAGCTTGAACTTGATGATACAAAAAAGTTTGCAGAAGCACTTGATATGCGCAAACCACAGCTCAGGGACGCTATTCTTACGGTGCTTGCGTCTAAAAGATATGAAGAGGTTAGCTCCGCTCAGGGGAAACTAATTCTTAAGCAGGAGCTTCTGCGGAGGCTGAACAGCCTTGTGACAGAGGGGACTATTGTAAACATATATTTCACTGAGTTTGTTGCTCAGTAA
- a CDS encoding FliM/FliN family flagellar motor switch protein, whose translation MTEVELAKNEFGEVLFDIDVELGRKMVKVRELLNWEKGTILKFTKTSGEPVDFLVNGKPLALGEIMVLDERFAVRITEILEKEDLTEMYKNGMYR comes from the coding sequence ATGACAGAGGTGGAACTTGCCAAGAATGAGTTTGGCGAGGTTCTTTTTGATATTGATGTTGAGCTTGGGCGTAAGATGGTAAAAGTGCGTGAACTGCTCAACTGGGAAAAAGGGACTATACTTAAGTTTACGAAAACGTCCGGTGAGCCTGTGGATTTTCTCGTTAACGGCAAGCCGCTGGCACTGGGTGAAATAATGGTTTTGGACGAACGATTTGCAGTTCGGATTACAGAAATACTGGAAAAGGAAGACCTCACAGAGATGTACAAGAATGGCATGTACCGTTAG